One genomic window of Ziziphus jujuba cultivar Dongzao chromosome 4, ASM3175591v1 includes the following:
- the LOC107417147 gene encoding probable tyrosine-protein phosphatase DSP4, with amino-acid sequence MKVDLHKEEEEGTEMCRSLEVPTAVAAFDRRRLPQPEPMVTVGDDCDRDGEGLFTPPLNFAMVDNGIFRSGFPDSANFAFLQTLGLRSIICMCPEPYPEANMEFLKSNGIRLFQFGIEGYKEPFVNIPEDTIRDALKVVLDVRNHPILIHCKRGKHRTGCLVGCMRKLQRWCLSSVFDEYQRFAAAKARVSDQRFMELFDISSLKHLPMPFSFSKR; translated from the exons ATGAAAGTGGACCtacacaaagaagaagaagaaggaaccgAGATGTGTAGGAGTCTCGAAGTCCCCACCGCCGTCGCCGCCTTCGACCGCCGTCGATTGCCACAGCCAGAGCCGATGGTCACCGTCGGTGATGATTGTGATAGGGATGGCGAGGGCCTTTTCACTCCTCCTCTCAACTTTGCCATGGTTGATAATGGCATTTTCAGGTCAGGTTTCCCTGACTCGGCTAACTTTGCATTCCTCCAGACCCTAGGACTCCGTTCAATCAT ATGTATGTGTCCCGAACCGTATCCCGAGGCTAACATGGAGTTTCTTAAGTCCAATGGGATTCGGCTTTTTCAATTTGGGATTGAAGGTTACAAG GAGCCATTTGTTAACATCCCAGAGGATACCATCCGCGACGCGCTGAAAGTTGTCCTTG ATGTGAGGAATCACCCAATCTTAATCCATTGTAAACGGGGAAAG CACCGAACTGGTTGTCTTGTTGGCTGCATGAGAAAATTGCAAAGGTGGTGTCTCTCATCTGTCTTTGATGAATACCAGCGCTTTGCAGCAGCGAAAGCTCGAGTTTCCGATCAGAGGTTTATGGAACTGTTTGATATTTCCAGCCTGAAGCATCTGCCAAtgcctttttcattttcaaagagATAA